The Danio rerio strain Tuebingen ecotype United States chromosome 1, GRCz12tu, whole genome shotgun sequence genome includes a region encoding these proteins:
- the LOC101884727 gene encoding uncharacterized protein, producing the protein MSASSKSSVRSARSGKSSASSESVTRARARAEAAKVRASYASQEAKLKIEKATREAQNQLETVKLDTELEVLTLQREADVAAVEAQVLEDAEIEMHAAAEKGESEEKVKIERTSEYVNSQLNLSRHSPSARFSALPNAPASHADSHNSFITWSPPLKDPSHTQSINDKPKYQDADFVHLPAANLSSPSTGIIKSEVDRTNPFMNIHAKPYIPQCIPSTSTSPQAEPLAQYLARRDLVCSGLYQFDDKPENYRSWCSSFTSAAREVNLTATQELDLMTKWLGRESGEMVRRIRSVHVSNPNLALYKAWERLRECYAAPEIIERSLFQRLDSFPRITAKDHIKLRELGDLLMEIQGAKEDGYLTSLLYLDTSRGIAPIVDKLPYGLQDKWVTSGSWYKESHGRFPPFDYFCSFVCHEAKKRNDPSFMYQSSAMTTVKSDKFTGKSFHTNKPISVHKTDVCAVKEDPNKICPLHNKPHPLKKCRTFRNKLLDDRKAFLKEKGICFKCCSSISHHAKECKSFVKCFECNSTNHDTAMHPGPSPQVVKSLPPSQEDGGEGEDNSDMTSVNTSCTEVCGPGQWGRSCSKICLVKLYPKGNKDMAIKAYVILDDQSNRSLARPEFFELFNLESEQFTYNLRTCSGTVETSGRKAEGFQIESLDGRVLISLPPLIECHEIMNNRFEIPTPNAVLHQPHLRHIAKYIPDLEPEAEILLLLGRDVIRAHKVRQQVNGPNNAPFAQRLDLGWVVIGEVCLGNVHKPTVNTFKTSVLETGRHSIFQPCTSFMQVKEKQQSSVFKKATEMTLGQTVFCKTEHDNKPAPSVEDTTFLKIMDTNVFRNESNSWVAPLPFKEPRQRLPNNKEQAINRFSSLQRTLKRKPEMQQQYVEFMEKIFTNGHAEVAPPLKEGDECWYLPTFGVYHPQKPNQIRVVFDSSACYSGVSLNDVLLTGPDLNNSLVGVLLRFRKERVAILADIQQMFHCFLVRDDHRNFLRFLWYKDNDVNKEIIEYRMNVHVFGNRPSPAVAIYGLRRAIREGAKDHGEDTIKFVERHFYVDDGVVSVPSEAEAIDLLQRTQASLAESNLRLHKFASNSQIVMKAFPPEDCAPVIKDLDLSGETSPTQRSLGLLWEISTDTFTYSTSTTTKPFTRRGVLSTVNSVFDPLGLLAPVTIQGRALLRELTSESADWDTSLPEVKLNKWVAWRSSLQELEKLHVSRTYTKTSLTEAVHTELCVFSDASTKAIGAVAYLKVLQKDGQVEVGFVMGKAKLAPLSEPTIPRLELCAAVLAVEMADLIKDELDLELNDIRFFTDSKVVLGYIYNESKRFYVYVHNRVQRIRQSSRPEQWHYVRTEENPADHASRSLPASCLAQTSWFTGPSFLRQPPAEKTKSSKMFELIEPENDAEIRPQIQTCATYLEEAGLISTRFQRFSTFTSLVRGVALLVHVAKSFKHSNQNSNCKGWHRCDLPRTPDELDQARNVVLKATQKAAFAKELSALLADQPVSKNSRLRKLSPIMEGNFICVGGRLKHSEISTAEKNPIILPKESHTSLLLIRHHHEQVKHQGRHLTEGAIRAAGLWILGAKSLINSVLHKCITCRKLRGKFEEQHMADLPSERLKICPPFTYVGLDVFGPWSVTTRRTRGGQAESKRWAIMFGCMSSRAVHIEVIESMDASSCINALRRFFALRGPAKQLRSDCGTNFVGACKELGMDKMVQRYLSEQGCSWEFNPPHSSHMGGSWERLIGIARRILDSMFLQLKARLTHEVLCTLLAEVTAIINARPLLPVSADPQQPFILSPSVLLTQKTGVPPPPGDFSDKDLYTKQWRQVQALANQFWTRWSREYLPCLQHRPKWTVPRRNLQVGDLVLLRDKQIARNCWPMARVSAVFPGKDGYVRKVEVSTTDQGNIKTFLRPISEVVLLLPKD; encoded by the coding sequence ATGTCCGCAAGCAGCAAGTCGTCTGTGCGCAGTGCTAGAAGTGGCAAGTCATCTGCTTCATCAGAGAGTGTAACCCGTGCTCGGGCCAGAGCCGAAGCTGCTAAAGTCAGAGCATCATACGCTAGCCAAGAGGCTAAACTGAAGATAGAAAAGGCCACAAGAGAAGCACAAAATCAGCTAGAAACAGTAAAATTAGACACTGAACTGGAAGTGTTAACACTACAACGAGAAGCTGATGTAGCTGCTGTTGAGGCACAAGTGCTAGAAGATGCTGAAATAGAAATGCATGCTGCAGCTGAAAAAGGAGAATCCGAAGAGAAAGTAAAAATTGAACGCACAAGTGAATATGTAAATTCTCAATTAAACCTTTCGAGACATTCACCCTCTGCACGCTTTTCAGCCTTGCCTAATGCTCCAGCATCTCATGCTGACTCACACAACAGCTTCATAACATGGAGTCCTCCATTAAAAGACCCTTCACATACACAGTCTATTAATGACAAGCCAAAGTATCAGGATGCTGATTTTGTACACTTACCTGCTGCAAACCTGTCTAGTCCATCTACGGGTATTATAAAATCTGAAGTTGACAGGACAAACCCCTTTATGAACATACATGCGAAGCCATATATTCCTCAGTGCATTCCTTCAACTAGCACGTCACCCCAGGCAGAGCCTTTGGCGCAGTATTTAGCACGACGTGATCTTGTTTGTTCAGGACTGTACCAATTTGATGATAAGCCTGAGAATTATCGATCATGGTGTTCCTCATTCACAAGTGCAGCTCGTGAAGTTAACCTCACAGCAACCCAGGAACTGGACCTCATGACTAAATGGCTTGGGAGGGAATCTGGTGAAATGGTGAGGCGCATCCGTTCAGTGCATGTCAGCAATCCCAATCTTGCATTATATAAGGCATGGGAAAGACTACGTGAGTGCTATGCTGCACCCGAAATTATTGAAAGGTCACTATTTCAGCGTTTGGACAGTTTTCCTAGGATCACAGCTAAAGACCACATCAAATTACGTGAACTCGGGGATTTGCTTATGGAAATCCAAGGCGCTAAAGAAGATGGTTATCTCACAAGCTTATTGTACCTTGACACCTCACGTGGGATTGCACCAATTGTAGATAAACTTCCGTATGGGCTTCAGGACAAATGGGTGACTTCGGGGTCATGGTATAAAGAGAGTCATGGCCGTTTTCCTCCATTTGACTATTTTTGCAGCTTTGTGTGTCATGAGGCGAAGAAGCGAAATGACCCTAGCTTTATGTATCAAAGCAGTGCTATGACAACTGTTAAATCAGACAAATTCACTGGGAAAAGTTTTCACACCAACAAACCCATCTCTGTTCACAAAACAGATGTGTGTGCAGTCAAGGAAGACCCTAACAAAATCTGTCCATTACACAATAAACCACACCCATTGAAAAAATGCAGAACATTCAGAAACAAACTCCTTGATGACAGAAAAGCCTTCCTTAAGGAGAAAGGAATATGTTTTAAATGCTGTTCCTCAATTTCTCATCACGCCAAGGAATGTAAGTCTTTTGTGAAATGTTTTGAATGCAACAGCACTAATCATGATACAGCCATGCACCCTGGCCCGTCGCCTCAAGTAGTCAAATCTCTTCCACCATCACAAGAGGACGGCGGGGAGGGAGAGGATAATTCTGATATGACGTCTGTCAATACAAGCTGCACGGAGGTTTGTGGTCCTGGTCAGTGGGGTCGCTCATGTTCAAAAATCTGCCTTGTAAAGCTGTACCCAAAGGGTAACAAGGACATGGCCATAAAAGCCTATGTAATTCTGGATGACCAGAGCAACCGTTCATTAGCCAGACCAGAATTCTTTGAGCTGTTCAATTTGGAGAGTGAGCAGTTCACATATAATCTTAGAACTTGCTCTGGAACTGTAGAAACATCTGGCAGGAAAGCAGAAGGATTCCAGATTGAGTCTCTGGATGGCAGAGTTCTCATATCTCTTCCACCACTCATTGAGTGTCATGAAATCATGAACAATCGGTTTGAAATTCCAACTCCAAATGCAGTTCTTCACCAGCCTCATCTACGACACATTGCCAAGTACATTCCAGACCTAGAACCAGAAGCAGAAATACTTTTGCTGCTAGGAAGAGATGTGATTAGAGCACACAAGGTCAGGCAGCAGGTCAATGGACCAAACAACGCCCCCTTTGCTCAACGTCTGGACCTGGGATGGGTGGTAATAGGAGAGGTGTGCCTGGGTAATGTACACAAGCCCACAGTTAACACATTTAAAACCAGTGTCCTGGAAACTGGTCGTCACTCAATTTTTCAACCCTGTACAAGCTTTATGCAGGTCAAAGAGAAACAACAGAGCAGTGTGTTTAAAAAGGCAACTGAGATGACACTTGGACAGACAGTGTTTTGCAAAACCGAGCATGACAATAAACCTGCCCCTTCTGTGGAGGACACAACCTTCTTGAAAATTATGGACACAAATGTCTTCAGAAATGAATCTAACAGCTGGGTAGCTCCTCTACCATTCAAAGAACCACGCCAACGCTTGCCAAACAACAAGGAGCAAGCTATTAATCGATTCTCAAGCCTGCAACGAACCCTCAAGAGAAAACCTGAGATGCAGCAACAGTATGTGGAATTCATGGAAAAGATCTTTACCAACGGACATGCTGAGGTAGCACCACCTCTAAAAGAAGGGGATGAGTGCTGGTATCTTCCCACATTTGGGGTCTACCACCCCCAAAAACCCAATCAGATCAGAGTGGTTTTCGATTCCAGTGCTTGTTACTCTGGCGTCTCTCTCAATGATGTGCTCCTCACTGGCCCTGACCTGAATAATTCCCTTGTTGGTGTCCTGCTACGTTTTCGGAAAGAGAGGGTTGCAATCCTAGCTGACATTCAGCAAATGTTTCATTGTTTTTTGGTGCGTGATGACCACCGCAACTTTCTCCGTTTCCTATGGTACAAGGACAACGATGTCAACAAGGAAATTATTGAGTATCGAATGAATGTCCACGTCTTCGGCAATCGTCCATCACCTGCCGTGGCAATTTATGGACTACGGAGAGCCATCAGAGAAGGTGCAAAAGATCATGGTGAAGATACCATTAAGTTTGTGGAAAGACATTTCTACGTCGATGATGGTGTGGTATCTGTACCATCTGAAGCAGAGGCTATCGATTTGCTCCAACGAACACAGGCTTCATTAGCTGAGTCAAACCTACGTTTGCACAAGTTTGCTTCAAACTCTCAGATTGTTATGAAAGCTTTTCCTCCTGAAGACTGTGCTCCAGTGATTAAGGACTTAGATCTGAGTGGAGAAACGTCTCCCACACAACGGAGTTTAGGTCTGTTATGGGAGATCTCAACTGACACATTCACCTACTCCACATCCACCACTACCAAACCATTCACCCGTCGTGGAGTTCTCTCCACTGTCAACAGTGTTTTTGACCCTCTGGGTCTACTGGCACCTGTCACGATCCAGGGAAGAGCCCTCCTTAGAGAACTTACCTCTGAAAGTGCAGACTGGGACACATCCCTTCCGGAGGTCAAACTAAACAAATGGGTGGCCTGGAGAAGTTCTCTTCAAGAGTTAGAAAAGCTTCACGTCTCACGAACATACACTAAAACCTCACTAACTGAAGCAGTGCATACAGAATTGTGTGTGTTCTCTGATGCATCAACCAAGGCCATAGGTGCTGTGGCATACCTGAAAGTGCTTCAGAAAGATGGGCAAGTTGAAGTAGGATTTGTTATGGGCAAGGCGAAACTAGCACCCCTGTCCGAACCTACAATTCCCAGGCTTGAGCTGTGTGCGGCTGTCTTAGCAGTTGAGATGGCAGATCTCATTAAGGATGAGCTAGATCTGGAATTAAATGACATAAGGTTCTTTACAGACAGCAAAGTGGTCCTTGGCTACATTTATAATGAGTCAAAGCGATTCTATGTGTATGTTCACAATAGAGTCCAGCGCATCCGACAGTCCTCAAGACCTGAGCAATGGCACTATGTACGTACCGAGGAAAATCCAGCAGATCATGCGTCGCGATCCTTACCTGCATCATGCCTGGCGCAGACTTCCTGGTTCACCGGTCCCTCCTTCCTTCGACAGCCACCTgcagaaaaaacaaaatcaagtaAAATGTTTGAGCTAATTGAGCCTGAGAATGATGCAGAAATTCGTCCTCAAATCCAAACATGTGCTACTTACCTGGAGGAAGCTGGACTTATATCTACCAGATTTCAAAGGTTCTCCACCTTCACCTCTTTAGTAAGAGGAGTAGCGCTTCTGGTTCATGTCGCAAAATCCTTCAAACACTCAAACCAAAACAGCAACTGCAAGGGTTGGCACAGATGCGACTTACCACGTACTCCAGATGAGCTGGACCAAGCAAGGAATGTTGTGCTTAAAGCAACACAAAAGGCTGCATTTGCAAAAGAGCTGTCAGCACTGCTAGCTGACCAACCTGTATCCAAGAACAGCCGCTTGCGTAAACTCAGTCCAATCATGGAGGGCAATTTCATTTGTGTTGGAGGAAGGTTAAAGCACTCTGAGATATCAACTGCCGAAAAGAACCCGATAATTCTCCCTAAAGAAAGCCACACATCTTTGCTGCTCATTCGACATCATCATGAGCAAGTAAAACATCAAGGCCGTCATCTGACAGAGGGAGCAATCAGGGCAGCAGGACTGTGGATCTTAGGAGCCAAGTCGCTAATAAACTCAGTACTTCACAAATGTATAACCTGTCGCAAGCTGCGTGGAAAGTTTGAAGAGCAGCACATGGCGGACCTGCCATCTGAACGTCTCAAAATCTGCCCTCCCTTTACATACGTGGGGCTTGATGTATTTGGACCCTGGTCTGTCACTACCAGACGCACCAGAGGAGGACAGGCAGAGAGCAAAAGGTGGGCAATCATGTTTGGCTGTATGAGCTCGAGAGCTGTGCACATCGAGGTCATTGAATCTATGGATGCATCAAGTTGCATAAATGCTCTCAGGCGGTTCTTTGCATTAAGAGGTCCTGCAAAACAGCTCCGCTCCGATTGCGGTACTAATTTCGTTGGGGCATGCAAGGAACTTGGAATGGACAAGATGGTACAGAGGTACCTCAGCGAGCAAGGATGCAGCTGGGAGTTCAATCCACCTCACAGCTCGCACATGGGAGGCTCATGGGAGCGCCTGATTGGCATTGCAAGAAGAATTTTAGATTCAATGTTTCTGCAGCTAAAAGCTCGCTTAACCCATGAAGTTCTTTGCACACTACTAGCAGAAGTTACTGCTATTATTAATGCACGGCCACTCTTACCTGTGTCTGCAGACCCGCAACAACCATTCATACTTTCACCTTCAGTGCTCCTTACACAGAAGACAGGAGTTCCGCCTCCCCCTGGAGATTTCTCTGACAAGGACCTGTATACAAAGCAATGGAGACAAGTTCAGGCGCTTGCAAACCAATTCTGGACACGCTGGAGCCGTGAATACTTACCTTGCTTGCAACACAGACCGAAGTGGACAGTACCTCGCAGAAACCTTCAAGTGGGAGATCTAGTTCTGCTCAGGGATAAGCAGATAGCCCGCAACTGTTGGCCCATGGCCAGAGTCTCTGCTGTATTCCCAGGAAAGGATGGATATGTGAGAAAGGTTGAGGTTTCAACAACTGACCAAGGGaatataaaaacctttctaaGACCAATTTCAGAGGTTGTTCTGCTTCTACCCAAAGACTGA